TCACTTATCAGAAGTAGTTCAATGTACCAAAAAGAGtgtagaaatcaaataaaagcaTTCACAAGTCTACTATATTACATGTGACTTTCAGTTCATGCAGACAAAAACAATAGTTGAATAAAAACTATTTCTTCAGGATTTGGAGAGGGATCACCATCACCACTTTTGTTAGAGATCTGGAAATGATGCAAGGATAAACTAGACCAAATCAGCAACAACTGCTAGTGGACGCATCAGGTTGTGGACGCTTCTCATTAAAGATGTTCTTTTTCACACCTTTGGAGCCCTCAGCCAGTAGACTGGGTGTATCTAAAACCTGCAAAGGATAACCATACCCATCATCATGCAAGCTATTAGTCACTGCATTGTAGAAACAATTTAACAAGGGACACAAAAAAAGGCTGATTGGACAGGAAATTTTGTTCTCGATATCAAAACATAGGCAGCAATAACATCAGAGtaacaatatataaataacaaagaaataagTATTTAGCATCTTCTGTTCTGTACCTTTAGAACAAGCTCTTCAAAACATTGTTGTACATTGACGCGAGTTTTAGCACTGCATTCAATAAAGAGGCATCCATATTCCCTAGCAAAGTTTATGCCCTCCTTTTTTGTTACCACCCGATCACTTTCCTGAATAGAGGAAATCCAAGCATGCATGAAACTTCCATAAAAGATGATATCATCTCAAATTTCCAtgcccaacaaataaaaagaagcacTGCCACTATAAAGTGTCGAGTATCATCTAAGCGTCTACCATGCAATAAGTGACAAGGGATGTCTAAATCATCCACATTCTCATGTCCAATTCAATTATATGCCATAAGAATGCCATGCTAGCCTCAGAACTTTGGCAATTCAGAGTGCTTGTTTCGCAGAACAAATGAGGGGAAATGGTTTATTTTCCTCTAGGGCAAAAggttattttttccttaaaagtgATATTTGGTCGAAATTCCAATTCAGCTTACAAGCAAACCACAATTTACAGCTACCTAGATCCAACTTCTAACATCTAGTCTTACAATTTTCTAAAAGTATTGTGTTCTGAACCATTCAGAGAAATATTGGAGAatgaataacaataaaaattttaaaaaagaaatcaagtgtttttatttaaaaacttgtaAAGTGTCCTTTTCCCTGTAGAAGCTTCTAACTATCCATATTAGTTTTAGAAATTTACACCCTTAAATTATAAGGAGAGAAGGGAGAGGGGAGGCATGGACAATTCAGCCTTTCTCTATTCCTCAAAGCATTATTGCTTGTATGGAACCCATAAACAAGAACATttagttaaaaacaaaacaataaacgATATGTAATATAGAGAGGGGGGGTGGGGAGCTATAACACAAAATTTAGACTGTCCCTTTTCAACAACAAAACTAAAGCCAAATTTAAACTGTATCTCGCAAGACAAGTGGTAAACCTCCATCAAATTACCTTGTCAACCTTGTTTCCAACAAGCAGCTTGATGCAATCTTGATTTGTTGAATATAGATCAATTTCCTTGGCCCATATTTCAGAAAGATTGGTAAATGTGTCTCGTCGAGTTACATCATAGACTGTTGCAattaaagtaaaacaaaaaatatttaacaagttGATTGATTAAAAACTTGACAATAACACCGCAGAAATACAACCTACAATCTCAGAAtttcattgctttttaaaatggaaATGCCCGAAAGTTTCAAAGCTAgctgaaataataaaatcaataattcatCAAAAAGATGGAGACTTTAATCAGTTAAAATAAAGTCTAACTCTCTAATGATGTTTTCGCTCCATTTTGTAaagtttgaattaaaattatgagAGAAAGACTCAAATAAAATCGTAGTTCCAACggatacaaaagaaaaatggtaGCAACCAATTGGATAGCTGGTGAAACAGTAACCATGAAGCcacattttttttccagtttttcttGCCAGAAGTTGAGTGCCTATTTATCCAAGAAATCCAAATACATGGTGAACAGATTAAGTTCAAAAGAATATCATCTGTTTCATAAATCTATGTGACTAAAAAGAAGTAGATACTACATTTTGCATGTAAGCCATCATATGCAGTTCAGGCAAAGCAAATGGCCCAACACAACTGAACTTCTAAATTCAAGGAACACCATCTTTAAAACTTTGCAGTGAAGTTTTGCATTATAACAACTATTAACTAAGCGATTGTAGATGTCATGAAAGATAGGGGAAATACCCATAACAATCCCTTGGGCCCCTCTGTAGTATGAACTCGTCAATGTTCTAAATCTTTCCTGACCAGCTGCATGAACAAACATTGAGCATCAGAAAGGCATCGTTTGGCCAACTAAAGCTTTCTCTAAGGAGAAAGAGGTAAGCCAAAACTGTCAAGACTTGGTAAAACAACATAAACAGGTAACAAAACTGTCAAGTTACTAGTAACATTGCCTGCAACTACATAAGCAATTAACAAATTTCATCATGCTATTGCTAGCAATGAGACTGGAAATGTTATTTCATAATACTATGCTACATAATTTATGAGAACATTAATCCCAACATCTGAATTGTAACCAATAAGCCACAGAACAATAAGACTAAATGTTTATAGCATAAgcattacttttaaaattgaagtgGATTGCATGAGATATAACATGCAggcaattaagaaaaaatgaaaccaCAGACTAAGTGACAAACAACAAACATGGGAACACAGTTGAAGTTACCTGTATCCCATATCGCAAGTTTCAGCTTTTTCCCTCCAATATTCacaaattttactttaaaatcaaCACCTGTGCAGCGAAGCAAACACAAAATAAGCTAAAATCTCAAGAAACAGAGACTTGCAAAATCATGGCTTCAGAATTCAATTTTGATGGTCAAGAGAGCAAAATGCTATAATCTTCCCCCCCCCCAAAGCAAACAAATTATATTCTTAACGATTTGATGAACAACATGACATAAACAATTATTCAAATATTAGATCCATTAAGCATTGTATGCATGACTGATTAGCAAAATTTCACCGAAAGATGAGAAATTTATAAATCTGAACTCAAACACCTTCCTAATTGACCGTTTAAGTAGCAAAATCAACTTCCATCGCCAATAGAAAGAAAGCACAAATTTGATTTCTTGCAAATAGTTATAGCACAAGCATACAATTTGAGGTCCTGgatcttaattttcaatccacAGAAAGAAGTCTAAAAGAAACACTAATTTGTTAAAGAATGCTAATCGGCAAATAACCATAGCttggaagaaaaatcaaagcatgaAATCCTAGTACACTAGctatatttttcaattccataATACTAGAAGTAGATTACAGCAACCTTAAAATCAACCAGAACACATACGCGGATGAATATTTGCAGTGCCCGTGCCACTTACCAATGGTGGGGGAGAGATCTTCAAAGGTATCAGATGTGAAACTCAAAAGGAGACTACTTTTCCCAACACCAGAATCTCCGATCATTAACAACTTGAACAAGTAATCAAACTCCGGAGAACTCGAACTGGAAtccattaaaatattatctcaacTAAAACCAATAAAATCTCAGCTCCTCCAACACCACAATGTGCCCTAGGTCACCCTATCAAAACACAAACCAAATCAAGGATTTTAAACAATACCTAACAGAAaccaaataaattcaaaaaaggaaataaaagcaCATTATTGTAGAATTGAAAAGTATGATCAAAGCTGGAATCTTTTTCACAATacaacacataaaataaaaaaaccaaaaaaacagcAGATGCAGAAATTCAGAAAAGAAGATATTTGATACCAAAAATAGAAATCCCAATTCAAAGCTAAGAATTTCCAAATCATtagattaaacaaaacaaaggcaTCAGTACCCAAAAGCACAAAACAagatttgtgtgtgtgtgcgttATGCATCAACAGAAAAGGAGATTTGAATGTACCTGAAAGGTAATGGCTTctgaaaaaattgttaaaattcagGCGGTGGGTTTGCAGAGagggatagagagagagagtgtgctCTGAGAATTATGAAAAGTAATGTGAAAGAGAAGGGGAATCCACAGTTAAAAGATGATGGAGAACCAAAATATAatgtagatatttttttaagctaaacACGActgtagaaattaaaaaaaaaaaaattctacgaATCAAATTTTGCCATACAACGACCTTAaaggatttttcttttactaagaaaattaattgttttagtttttcctttctttttaccattattttagtaaaatgCATAGTGACAAGGGTTATTTGGCTATAGGATGTACTAGATCACGTGTTACATTGCAGgccggtttaaaaaaaattagcacaaaaaaaaaattttaacaatgacaatatttttaaataaacaagaaaaaattgatacttaataatttaattggAGCCAATTAGTTGGATAGTTTAatgtattgatttaaattataggTAATGATAATagataaaccctaaaaaatatatttagcaacaattcattaatattatacctagacaaaactagaaaaaaaatattattaaaaacttattataacTTCATTGTGGACATTCgcatgttataaaaataatttattaagttgATTCAAACCTAACTATAAAAGTCTAGACGAAAACATCAGAAAAAGATGTGTGGGTCTTTAAAGCAACATCctgaaaaaccaaaacaaaacaaaatgaaatgaaatgaaaatctatctatatttaatcaattaattctatatcgttaaaaaatcaaatttacttaaaaagtaaatttaataaaaaaaacaaataaaaaatttgaagtaacacaataaaataataaaaccaaggttattgaaagcatgaaaaaaaaaatagaactcaatatctaattaaataaaaattaaaagataaaattaaaaaaaatattaacttgaaaaaatgataaaaatagttGCATTGAAAAGACAATCATACCCTTAATCATTACCCTATACTCTCTCTTTTAAGGGCAAGATGGTGAATTCATTATTCCCATCTATAGTGTAATAAATCCAGGGAACAGTAAATTCATCACTtcctttaagtttttaatatcaaatatgaaTATTAACTATATTTTAATCATGGTGATAATAATAACATCTTATATTTGACAAATATGTTGTGCaatctatatttaattttatatgtttgattttcatgtttttgttcaAGTCAAAAAGGTCTTTTCTACAATCTTGTTTATAccatttgatattaaaaaaaattgaatcattaGTCGAGATTGGTAGATAGAATTcgaaaacaacattgtttttcttattttttagatattttacatgaaaacaatattaaacttgctcttattaaattaaatttcaaaacaaaaattgaaaagcaTCAATAAATCATTGTGGATGCAGACTCATTGCATTATGGGTTGAAATGATATAATGACTATCATAATGGTGTATGGCTGTTCATTTTAATTAAGAGATGAAGTATTAAATGCTCTAAAAAAATAGACAGTCAAGCAATCTTTTCGAGTAAAAAGATAGGAGATAGTAAACAGTAACCAGACGATAAGCTATCTtagtttctctttctttttcttttttctctgctGGTCAAAAcaacgatgtttttttttttttatcaaatcgcACCATTTCAAgtgttattttaactttttaggtTTTTAGTTAGGGATTTgactaaaattcaatttaatcttttagttttttatttattttgattacatCACTAATTAacctcaaacttttattttatgtaattttaccCTTGTCGAACTTCAATACCCATTCTGAATTTTAgtgtctttttcattttggtccttgattttggatttatgcaaatcaatcattaaatttttaattttcttcaatttcacccatgTTTTCAAATGAATTAAGTCCCTGAAGTTTAACTCCTTTTTTCAAAAAGGGATGGGctatgaatttcttcaatttaatccatAATTGActataaactttgattttcttgcaattttactactgatttcaatcaattgactttgtaagaattaaatttggctctttaaaatttcaatcttctcaattaagttcaaattgggctcccaaacttattttttcactaattaagtctctaataaaattaattttacccattaaatatataattaaatcctTGTACcgaattaaatcttttaatttgatccaaattaattattaaaaataattaaatttttaatttagctcacgattaaatcaaattgacatattaaaaatctaattatgtccatggacttaatttttatgcagattcgttaaataatcaattaatttgatcATGAATCTGCATTCTCTATAGTCTTGGGTACAATGGTATGATTAGGCTTATAATTTTGTCGAAAACTCTAGCTTGattctctcacacacacacatatctaAAACCCTCCTAGGTTGTTTTTGCCATCTCAccagtctttttattttttatttttatacgaGAAAAACTGGTAAATTTTGGGGAAGAACCCAGGAATGAGTCATGACAACGAtgacttgtatatatatataaaaaaaaacacagatcaAAAGAAAGttgaatttcaaaataacttactattaaatgatgaaataaaaaaaaatgataaatgataaaaaaaaaaactttaagccAGTCCAATTTAGCATGAAAAACCCGAGACCCAAGTTGTGAGGCCAGGCTAttctcatagaaagtaaataataaaaaaaaagaatcttattttttaataaacctaatactaaaagataaaattaaaaaaaaaattagtgtaaaAAACAGATGTCAACCCAAGTTAACATTTTATACTCGTGACATGgatcataaaactaaaattactgcactagaaaaaccaaaaagtctaattcataatcaatttgatattgaaggatgaaatcggataaaaaaaatcaatttcaaaaaaaggaaccaaagaaaaaaaaaacaattaaaagaataaagaccaaatctaacataaaaataaaattttaatttgttggggATTTAACTTTGTACGATCTTAAcgttctgtatttttttttaaaaaaaaagtggtttggtgattattttaaattttttttataaatttatcttgatCTTATCATCCAAATCATAAGTTTTTCATATTGCTTTTAAATTTAAggttattttagaattattttgtttatgttttatttttcaagatattattctaaaacatttacatatatattttttatttatataaataaagtttattttttaaaaaaatatatgtatttttaaataacattgtTGATCTGTTCAACTTGCATAATTTTTGTAGCACGAGTTAAATGACTAATATAACAAGTAAAGATGTGCAACGATATAAACAAGTTTTAGGCTTAGGATTTAATGTAAATactcatttattttatcttacaCTTTGtagtttatgtttttgtagTGCTTGCATTGTcttattagcttttttttaatcattatattCTGTGTACAATTGAagctgttatttttaaaatttttaaaatatttttaaaaatagttattttttattttaaattaatgttttatatttttaaattagtttattttgacatgttaatattaaaaataatttttttaaaaaaaatattattttaatacattttaaaataactatttttctaaaataactgtaactataatattaaataaactgaTAATCATTAAAGAGTCACCTCAATCAATCAAGAAGACTTGTTTTATAGGCATTACAATCATCCGAACACTTGATAGCCACTAGCTGTAAAAAGAATTACATCATTCTTAAAGTTTTCTGACTTCATCAAGATGAATAATTTACTCATTTTCCATGGATAAACTTGTGTTGTACAGCTTTCATATccttttgcttatttttttaaaatatttttttatttaaaaatatattaaaaatatatttttaatttttaatttctttttaatatcaattcattaaaataatataaaaatattaaaaaatattaattttaaataaaaaaatttaaaatatttttaaatattttcaaaaatatttttaaaatattacaataaacaagatttaagagaaaaaaattgcaaagcTTTGATGCTTGTTGAGAtggttatttgaaaataatatattttcttttttttcatcgaGTATATCTGTGTATATGAACTCACAAGATCATCaatataactaatttatttaggTATCTTCGTGTAGCGGAAAATTACGCTTATATATGTAGTGAAATCTACTCTTACtcatataaaattttcattttacatTAATTGGTCATTATAGTtcaaggtttttatattttttattccaaactttattttttttcacatttcaatctttaaataattaatctctaaagttttcatgatttttttattaataaaactaaGAACAGCTTAACcctttgttattccttttttttttcctcatacaATACAAATCATTGGAtttaaaatcaatgattaaatttttaacatgattcaATCATGTATCTAAGAGAACATTTGGATCCGAACCAAAACACCATAAaacttgcaatttttttttaatatgcagcCCAGCAGATACACACTTTTGAttatactaattttttaaatatttttgtatctacattattttataaaatatattttttaaaaaatatggtgaCTTagcaaaacactttaaaaactgTGCCGGTAAAAGGAACCTGGAGTGATtaaattcggttcggttcggttttattaaaaaaagtaaccaaacagttttttttttaaaaaaaccgaaaccggttcgaACCGGCccgtttcggttttttttttagaaaaaaaccgaaccagttTGActcgttttttttgtttggtttttttgggttttaggcTTAAAAAACTGATACTAAACTAAACcagtcagttttttttaaaattttaattaatttttttacaatttaatttttttcaattatttttttcttgatttttttggtttttcagcTTTTTTTTCAAACCCGTGAAAAACCACACTCTCCAGTTGAATTCAATGAGTCATCGTGTGTGATATGAcaacattttttcttcaaaatattgtGAGTCAGTTTCTTGAATCATGGCATTTTGGAGCCTTATCGGGAGTCTGGAAACTTTCACTAGGGATGAAAAAATATCTCACCGCGTACCTTTCAGCTGGTcaagaagataaaaattcaatcaatttcaGCCGTCACTGCTTTATATCTCTTGCTTTGggataattttcctttttttgttcctagtgtgatttttaaaaacatgtttgagtctgtattgttattattttttaaaatatgttttattcaaaaagtatattaataatatttttttattttttaaaattaattttgaagatcaacatatcaaaatgatttgaaaatatcaaaaatatattaattcaaataaaaaaaaaaaatttttaaattttttcaaaaatgtttttaaaaagcactcattatgtttttttctattcattGCTTTGTAtccatattttatatgaatgaacttctttatttaaaaaa
This Populus alba chromosome 7, ASM523922v2, whole genome shotgun sequence DNA region includes the following protein-coding sequences:
- the LOC118040270 gene encoding ras-related protein RABC1, which gives rise to MDSSSSSPEFDYLFKLLMIGDSGVGKSSLLLSFTSDTFEDLSPTIGVDFKVKFVNIGGKKLKLAIWDTAGQERFRTLTSSYYRGAQGIVMVYDVTRRDTFTNLSEIWAKEIDLYSTNQDCIKLLVGNKVDKESDRVVTKKEGINFAREYGCLFIECSAKTRVNVQQCFEELVLKVLDTPSLLAEGSKGVKKNIFNEKRPQPDASTSSCC